In a single window of the Manis javanica isolate MJ-LG chromosome 16, MJ_LKY, whole genome shotgun sequence genome:
- the WRNIP1 gene encoding ATPase WRNIP1 isoform X5, with the protein MEVSGPEDDPFLSQLHQVQCPVCQQMMPAAHINSHLDRCLLLNPAGHAEPAAGPHRAGERAKGLSPPSAKRGRLSESSALKQPATPTAAESSEGEGEEGDDGGETESRESYDAPPTPSGARLIPDFPVARSSSPGRKGLGKRPATAAAAAGSASPRCWDETEAQEEEEAVGDGDGDGDADGEDDPGHWDADAPDAAAFGASGGGRPHARALAAEEIRQMLEGKPLADKMRPDTLQDYIGQSRAVGQETLLRSLLETNEIPSLILWGPPGCGKVNAALLSRCRVIVLEKLPVEAMVTILMRAINSLGIHVLDSSRPTDPLSHSSNSSSEPSVFIEDKAVDTLAYLSDGDARTGLNGLQLAVLARLSSRKMFCKKSGQTYSPSRVLITENDVKEGLQQSHILYDRAGEEHYNCISALHKSMRGSDQSASLYWLARMLEGGEDPLYVARRLVRFASEDIGLADPSALTQAVAAYQGCHFIGMPECEVLLAQCVVYFARAPKSIEVYSAYNNVKACLRNQQGPLPPVPLHLRNTPTKLMKDLGYGKCYKYNPLYSEPVEQEYLPEELRGVDFFKQRRC; encoded by the exons ATGGAGGTGAGCGGGCCGGAAGACGACCCCTTCCTGTCGCAGCTGCACCAGGTGCAGTGCCCCGTGTGCCAGCAGATGATGCCCGCCGCGCACATCAACTCGCACCTGGACCGCTGTCTGCTGCTCAACCCCGCCGGGCACGCGGAGCCCGCGGCCGGGCCGCACCGCGCAGGCGAGCGGGCCAAAGGGCTCTCGCCGCCCAGCGCCAAGAGGGGGCGGCTGTCGGAGAGCTCGGCGCTGAAGCAGCCGGCCACCCCGACGGCGGCCGAGAGCAGCGAGGGCGAAGGCGAGGAGGGCGACGACGGCGGCGAGACCGAGAGCCGGGAGAGCTACGACGCGCCGCCCACGCCCAGCGGCGCGCGTCTCATCCCCGACTTCCCGGTGGCCCGCTCCAGCAGTCCCGGGAGGAAGGGCTTGGGCAAGAGGCCGGCGACCGCAGCCGCGGCGGCTGGCAGCGCGTCTCCGCGGTGCTGGGACGAGACGGAGgcgcaggaggaggaagaggctgtgGGCGATGGCGACGGGGACGGCGATGCGGACGGCGAGGATGACCCAGGCCACTGGGATGCGGACGCCCCGGATGCCGCCGCCTTCGGGGCCAGTGGGGGGGGCCGCCCGCACGCCCGGGCGCTGGCGGCGGAGGAGATCCGGCAGATGCTGGAGGGCAAGCCGCTGGCCGACAAGATGCGTCCCGACACCCTGCAGGACTACATCGGGCAGAGCAGAGCCGTGGGGCAGGAGACGCTGCTCCGGTCCCTCCTGGAGACGAACGAAATCCCTTCACTCATCCTGTGGGGGCCCCCGGGCTGCGGCAAG GTCAATGCTGCTCTTCTGAGCCGCTGTCGAGTTATTGTTCTTGAGAAGCTTCCAGTAGAGGCAATGGTCACTATTTTAATGCGAGCGATCAACTCCCTGGGAATCCACGTCCTAGACTCCAGCCGTCCCACTGACCCTCTGAGCCACAGCAGCAACAGCAGTTCAGA GCCCTCCGTGTTCATAGAGGACAAAGCAGTAGATACCCTGGCTTACCTCAGTGACGGGGACGCCCGGACAGGACTGAATGGACTGCAGCTGGCAGTGCTGGCCAGGTTGAGCTCTAGGAAGATGTTTTGTAAGAAGAGCGGACAAACCTATTCTCCCAGTAGAGTTCTGATCACTGAAAACGATGTGAAGGAAGGCCTCCAGCAGTCTCACATTTTATATGACCGAGCAG GAGAAGAGCATTACAACTGCATCTCGGCACTTCATAAGTCCATGCGGGGTTCGGACCAGAGCGCCTCCCTCTACTGGCTGGCACGCATGCTTGAAGGAGGAGAGGACCCTCTGTACGTGGCCAGGAGGCTTGTGAGGTTTGCCAGCGAGGACATCG GTCTGGCAGACCCGTCGGCACTGACGCAGGCTGTCGCTGCCTACCAAGGCTGTCACTTCATAGGCATGCCTGAATGTGAG gtGCTTCTGGCCCAGTGTGTAGTCTATTTTGCCAGAGCCCCAAAGTCTATTGAGGTGTACAGCGCATACAACAACGTCAAAGCATGCCTGCGAAACCAGCAGGGGCCTCTGCCCCCCGTCCCGCTGCACCTGCGGAACACGCCCACCAAGCTGATGAAGGATCTGGGCTACGGCAAGTGCTACAAGTACAACCCCCTGTACAGCGAGCCCGTGGAGCAGGAGTACCTGCCCGAAGAGTTGAGAGGAGTGGATTTCTTTAAGCAGAGGCGATGCTAA
- the WRNIP1 gene encoding ATPase WRNIP1 isoform X1, with the protein MEVSGPEDDPFLSQLHQVQCPVCQQMMPAAHINSHLDRCLLLNPAGHAEPAAGPHRAGERAKGLSPPSAKRGRLSESSALKQPATPTAAESSEGEGEEGDDGGETESRESYDAPPTPSGARLIPDFPVARSSSPGRKGLGKRPATAAAAAGSASPRCWDETEAQEEEEAVGDGDGDGDADGEDDPGHWDADAPDAAAFGASGGGRPHARALAAEEIRQMLEGKPLADKMRPDTLQDYIGQSRAVGQETLLRSLLETNEIPSLILWGPPGCGKTTLAHIIANNSKKHSIRFVTLSATNAKTNDVRDVIKQAQNEKSFFKRKTILFIDEIHRFNKSQQDTFLPHVECGTITLIGATTENPSFQVNAALLSRCRVIVLEKLPVEAMVTILMRAINSLGIHVLDSSRPTDPLSHSSNSSSEPSVFIEDKAVDTLAYLSDGDARTGLNGLQLAVLARLSSRKMFCKKSGQTYSPSRVLITENDVKEGLQQSHILYDRAGEEHYNCISALHKSMRGSDQSASLYWLARMLEGGEDPLYVARRLVRFASEDIGLADPSALTQAVAAYQGCHFIGMPECEVLLAQCVVYFARAPKSIEVYSAYNNVKACLRNQQGPLPPVPLHLRNTPTKLMKDLGYGKCYKYNPLYSEPVEQEYLPEELRGVDFFKQRRC; encoded by the exons ATGGAGGTGAGCGGGCCGGAAGACGACCCCTTCCTGTCGCAGCTGCACCAGGTGCAGTGCCCCGTGTGCCAGCAGATGATGCCCGCCGCGCACATCAACTCGCACCTGGACCGCTGTCTGCTGCTCAACCCCGCCGGGCACGCGGAGCCCGCGGCCGGGCCGCACCGCGCAGGCGAGCGGGCCAAAGGGCTCTCGCCGCCCAGCGCCAAGAGGGGGCGGCTGTCGGAGAGCTCGGCGCTGAAGCAGCCGGCCACCCCGACGGCGGCCGAGAGCAGCGAGGGCGAAGGCGAGGAGGGCGACGACGGCGGCGAGACCGAGAGCCGGGAGAGCTACGACGCGCCGCCCACGCCCAGCGGCGCGCGTCTCATCCCCGACTTCCCGGTGGCCCGCTCCAGCAGTCCCGGGAGGAAGGGCTTGGGCAAGAGGCCGGCGACCGCAGCCGCGGCGGCTGGCAGCGCGTCTCCGCGGTGCTGGGACGAGACGGAGgcgcaggaggaggaagaggctgtgGGCGATGGCGACGGGGACGGCGATGCGGACGGCGAGGATGACCCAGGCCACTGGGATGCGGACGCCCCGGATGCCGCCGCCTTCGGGGCCAGTGGGGGGGGCCGCCCGCACGCCCGGGCGCTGGCGGCGGAGGAGATCCGGCAGATGCTGGAGGGCAAGCCGCTGGCCGACAAGATGCGTCCCGACACCCTGCAGGACTACATCGGGCAGAGCAGAGCCGTGGGGCAGGAGACGCTGCTCCGGTCCCTCCTGGAGACGAACGAAATCCCTTCACTCATCCTGTGGGGGCCCCCGGGCTGCGGCAAG ACGACTCTGGCTCACATAATAGCCAACAACAGCAAGAAACATAGCATAAGATTTGTGACATTGTCTGCAACAAATGCCAAGACAAATGATGTGCGAGATGTCATAAAACAAGCTCAAAATGAAAAGAgctttttcaaaaggaaaaccattctttttattgatgagaTTCATCGGTTCAATAAATCTCAGCAG GACACTTTCCTTCCTCACGTGGAATGTGGGACGATCACTCTGATTGGGGCAACCACAGAAAACCCTTCCTTCCAGGTCAATGCTGCTCTTCTGAGCCGCTGTCGAGTTATTGTTCTTGAGAAGCTTCCAGTAGAGGCAATGGTCACTATTTTAATGCGAGCGATCAACTCCCTGGGAATCCACGTCCTAGACTCCAGCCGTCCCACTGACCCTCTGAGCCACAGCAGCAACAGCAGTTCAGA GCCCTCCGTGTTCATAGAGGACAAAGCAGTAGATACCCTGGCTTACCTCAGTGACGGGGACGCCCGGACAGGACTGAATGGACTGCAGCTGGCAGTGCTGGCCAGGTTGAGCTCTAGGAAGATGTTTTGTAAGAAGAGCGGACAAACCTATTCTCCCAGTAGAGTTCTGATCACTGAAAACGATGTGAAGGAAGGCCTCCAGCAGTCTCACATTTTATATGACCGAGCAG GAGAAGAGCATTACAACTGCATCTCGGCACTTCATAAGTCCATGCGGGGTTCGGACCAGAGCGCCTCCCTCTACTGGCTGGCACGCATGCTTGAAGGAGGAGAGGACCCTCTGTACGTGGCCAGGAGGCTTGTGAGGTTTGCCAGCGAGGACATCG GTCTGGCAGACCCGTCGGCACTGACGCAGGCTGTCGCTGCCTACCAAGGCTGTCACTTCATAGGCATGCCTGAATGTGAG gtGCTTCTGGCCCAGTGTGTAGTCTATTTTGCCAGAGCCCCAAAGTCTATTGAGGTGTACAGCGCATACAACAACGTCAAAGCATGCCTGCGAAACCAGCAGGGGCCTCTGCCCCCCGTCCCGCTGCACCTGCGGAACACGCCCACCAAGCTGATGAAGGATCTGGGCTACGGCAAGTGCTACAAGTACAACCCCCTGTACAGCGAGCCCGTGGAGCAGGAGTACCTGCCCGAAGAGTTGAGAGGAGTGGATTTCTTTAAGCAGAGGCGATGCTAA
- the WRNIP1 gene encoding ATPase WRNIP1 isoform X2: protein MEVSGPEDDPFLSQLHQVQCPVCQQMMPAAHINSHLDRCLLLNPAGHAEPAAGPHRAGERAKGLSPPSAKRGRLSESSALKQPATPTAAESSEGEGEEGDDGGETESRESYDAPPTPSGARLIPDFPVARSSSPGRKGLGKRPATAAAAAGSASPRCWDETEAQEEEEAVGDGDGDGDADGEDDPGHWDADAPDAAAFGASGGGRPHARALAAEEIRQMLEGKPLADKMRPDTLQDYIGQSRAVGQETLLRSLLETNEIPSLILWGPPGCGKTTLAHIIANNSKKHSIRFVTLSATNAKTNDVRDVIKQAQNEKSFFKRKTILFIDEIHRFNKSQQVNAALLSRCRVIVLEKLPVEAMVTILMRAINSLGIHVLDSSRPTDPLSHSSNSSSEPSVFIEDKAVDTLAYLSDGDARTGLNGLQLAVLARLSSRKMFCKKSGQTYSPSRVLITENDVKEGLQQSHILYDRAGEEHYNCISALHKSMRGSDQSASLYWLARMLEGGEDPLYVARRLVRFASEDIGLADPSALTQAVAAYQGCHFIGMPECEVLLAQCVVYFARAPKSIEVYSAYNNVKACLRNQQGPLPPVPLHLRNTPTKLMKDLGYGKCYKYNPLYSEPVEQEYLPEELRGVDFFKQRRC, encoded by the exons ATGGAGGTGAGCGGGCCGGAAGACGACCCCTTCCTGTCGCAGCTGCACCAGGTGCAGTGCCCCGTGTGCCAGCAGATGATGCCCGCCGCGCACATCAACTCGCACCTGGACCGCTGTCTGCTGCTCAACCCCGCCGGGCACGCGGAGCCCGCGGCCGGGCCGCACCGCGCAGGCGAGCGGGCCAAAGGGCTCTCGCCGCCCAGCGCCAAGAGGGGGCGGCTGTCGGAGAGCTCGGCGCTGAAGCAGCCGGCCACCCCGACGGCGGCCGAGAGCAGCGAGGGCGAAGGCGAGGAGGGCGACGACGGCGGCGAGACCGAGAGCCGGGAGAGCTACGACGCGCCGCCCACGCCCAGCGGCGCGCGTCTCATCCCCGACTTCCCGGTGGCCCGCTCCAGCAGTCCCGGGAGGAAGGGCTTGGGCAAGAGGCCGGCGACCGCAGCCGCGGCGGCTGGCAGCGCGTCTCCGCGGTGCTGGGACGAGACGGAGgcgcaggaggaggaagaggctgtgGGCGATGGCGACGGGGACGGCGATGCGGACGGCGAGGATGACCCAGGCCACTGGGATGCGGACGCCCCGGATGCCGCCGCCTTCGGGGCCAGTGGGGGGGGCCGCCCGCACGCCCGGGCGCTGGCGGCGGAGGAGATCCGGCAGATGCTGGAGGGCAAGCCGCTGGCCGACAAGATGCGTCCCGACACCCTGCAGGACTACATCGGGCAGAGCAGAGCCGTGGGGCAGGAGACGCTGCTCCGGTCCCTCCTGGAGACGAACGAAATCCCTTCACTCATCCTGTGGGGGCCCCCGGGCTGCGGCAAG ACGACTCTGGCTCACATAATAGCCAACAACAGCAAGAAACATAGCATAAGATTTGTGACATTGTCTGCAACAAATGCCAAGACAAATGATGTGCGAGATGTCATAAAACAAGCTCAAAATGAAAAGAgctttttcaaaaggaaaaccattctttttattgatgagaTTCATCGGTTCAATAAATCTCAGCAG GTCAATGCTGCTCTTCTGAGCCGCTGTCGAGTTATTGTTCTTGAGAAGCTTCCAGTAGAGGCAATGGTCACTATTTTAATGCGAGCGATCAACTCCCTGGGAATCCACGTCCTAGACTCCAGCCGTCCCACTGACCCTCTGAGCCACAGCAGCAACAGCAGTTCAGA GCCCTCCGTGTTCATAGAGGACAAAGCAGTAGATACCCTGGCTTACCTCAGTGACGGGGACGCCCGGACAGGACTGAATGGACTGCAGCTGGCAGTGCTGGCCAGGTTGAGCTCTAGGAAGATGTTTTGTAAGAAGAGCGGACAAACCTATTCTCCCAGTAGAGTTCTGATCACTGAAAACGATGTGAAGGAAGGCCTCCAGCAGTCTCACATTTTATATGACCGAGCAG GAGAAGAGCATTACAACTGCATCTCGGCACTTCATAAGTCCATGCGGGGTTCGGACCAGAGCGCCTCCCTCTACTGGCTGGCACGCATGCTTGAAGGAGGAGAGGACCCTCTGTACGTGGCCAGGAGGCTTGTGAGGTTTGCCAGCGAGGACATCG GTCTGGCAGACCCGTCGGCACTGACGCAGGCTGTCGCTGCCTACCAAGGCTGTCACTTCATAGGCATGCCTGAATGTGAG gtGCTTCTGGCCCAGTGTGTAGTCTATTTTGCCAGAGCCCCAAAGTCTATTGAGGTGTACAGCGCATACAACAACGTCAAAGCATGCCTGCGAAACCAGCAGGGGCCTCTGCCCCCCGTCCCGCTGCACCTGCGGAACACGCCCACCAAGCTGATGAAGGATCTGGGCTACGGCAAGTGCTACAAGTACAACCCCCTGTACAGCGAGCCCGTGGAGCAGGAGTACCTGCCCGAAGAGTTGAGAGGAGTGGATTTCTTTAAGCAGAGGCGATGCTAA
- the WRNIP1 gene encoding ATPase WRNIP1 isoform X4, giving the protein MEVSGPEDDPFLSQLHQVQCPVCQQMMPAAHINSHLDRCLLLNPAGHAEPAAGPHRAGERAKGLSPPSAKRGRLSESSALKQPATPTAAESSEGEGEEGDDGGETESRESYDAPPTPSGARLIPDFPVARSSSPGRKGLGKRPATAAAAAGSASPRCWDETEAQEEEEAVGDGDGDGDADGEDDPGHWDADAPDAAAFGASGGGRPHARALAAEEIRQMLEGKPLADKMRPDTLQDYIGQSRAVGQETLLRSLLETNEIPSLILWGPPGCGKDTFLPHVECGTITLIGATTENPSFQVNAALLSRCRVIVLEKLPVEAMVTILMRAINSLGIHVLDSSRPTDPLSHSSNSSSEPSVFIEDKAVDTLAYLSDGDARTGLNGLQLAVLARLSSRKMFCKKSGQTYSPSRVLITENDVKEGLQQSHILYDRAGEEHYNCISALHKSMRGSDQSASLYWLARMLEGGEDPLYVARRLVRFASEDIGLADPSALTQAVAAYQGCHFIGMPECEVLLAQCVVYFARAPKSIEVYSAYNNVKACLRNQQGPLPPVPLHLRNTPTKLMKDLGYGKCYKYNPLYSEPVEQEYLPEELRGVDFFKQRRC; this is encoded by the exons ATGGAGGTGAGCGGGCCGGAAGACGACCCCTTCCTGTCGCAGCTGCACCAGGTGCAGTGCCCCGTGTGCCAGCAGATGATGCCCGCCGCGCACATCAACTCGCACCTGGACCGCTGTCTGCTGCTCAACCCCGCCGGGCACGCGGAGCCCGCGGCCGGGCCGCACCGCGCAGGCGAGCGGGCCAAAGGGCTCTCGCCGCCCAGCGCCAAGAGGGGGCGGCTGTCGGAGAGCTCGGCGCTGAAGCAGCCGGCCACCCCGACGGCGGCCGAGAGCAGCGAGGGCGAAGGCGAGGAGGGCGACGACGGCGGCGAGACCGAGAGCCGGGAGAGCTACGACGCGCCGCCCACGCCCAGCGGCGCGCGTCTCATCCCCGACTTCCCGGTGGCCCGCTCCAGCAGTCCCGGGAGGAAGGGCTTGGGCAAGAGGCCGGCGACCGCAGCCGCGGCGGCTGGCAGCGCGTCTCCGCGGTGCTGGGACGAGACGGAGgcgcaggaggaggaagaggctgtgGGCGATGGCGACGGGGACGGCGATGCGGACGGCGAGGATGACCCAGGCCACTGGGATGCGGACGCCCCGGATGCCGCCGCCTTCGGGGCCAGTGGGGGGGGCCGCCCGCACGCCCGGGCGCTGGCGGCGGAGGAGATCCGGCAGATGCTGGAGGGCAAGCCGCTGGCCGACAAGATGCGTCCCGACACCCTGCAGGACTACATCGGGCAGAGCAGAGCCGTGGGGCAGGAGACGCTGCTCCGGTCCCTCCTGGAGACGAACGAAATCCCTTCACTCATCCTGTGGGGGCCCCCGGGCTGCGGCAAG GACACTTTCCTTCCTCACGTGGAATGTGGGACGATCACTCTGATTGGGGCAACCACAGAAAACCCTTCCTTCCAGGTCAATGCTGCTCTTCTGAGCCGCTGTCGAGTTATTGTTCTTGAGAAGCTTCCAGTAGAGGCAATGGTCACTATTTTAATGCGAGCGATCAACTCCCTGGGAATCCACGTCCTAGACTCCAGCCGTCCCACTGACCCTCTGAGCCACAGCAGCAACAGCAGTTCAGA GCCCTCCGTGTTCATAGAGGACAAAGCAGTAGATACCCTGGCTTACCTCAGTGACGGGGACGCCCGGACAGGACTGAATGGACTGCAGCTGGCAGTGCTGGCCAGGTTGAGCTCTAGGAAGATGTTTTGTAAGAAGAGCGGACAAACCTATTCTCCCAGTAGAGTTCTGATCACTGAAAACGATGTGAAGGAAGGCCTCCAGCAGTCTCACATTTTATATGACCGAGCAG GAGAAGAGCATTACAACTGCATCTCGGCACTTCATAAGTCCATGCGGGGTTCGGACCAGAGCGCCTCCCTCTACTGGCTGGCACGCATGCTTGAAGGAGGAGAGGACCCTCTGTACGTGGCCAGGAGGCTTGTGAGGTTTGCCAGCGAGGACATCG GTCTGGCAGACCCGTCGGCACTGACGCAGGCTGTCGCTGCCTACCAAGGCTGTCACTTCATAGGCATGCCTGAATGTGAG gtGCTTCTGGCCCAGTGTGTAGTCTATTTTGCCAGAGCCCCAAAGTCTATTGAGGTGTACAGCGCATACAACAACGTCAAAGCATGCCTGCGAAACCAGCAGGGGCCTCTGCCCCCCGTCCCGCTGCACCTGCGGAACACGCCCACCAAGCTGATGAAGGATCTGGGCTACGGCAAGTGCTACAAGTACAACCCCCTGTACAGCGAGCCCGTGGAGCAGGAGTACCTGCCCGAAGAGTTGAGAGGAGTGGATTTCTTTAAGCAGAGGCGATGCTAA
- the WRNIP1 gene encoding ATPase WRNIP1 isoform X3, which yields MEVSGPEDDPFLSQLHQVQCPVCQQMMPAAHINSHLDRCLLLNPAGHAEPAAGPHRAGERAKGLSPPSAKRGRLSESSALKQPATPTAAESSEGEGEEGDDGGETESRESYDAPPTPSGARLIPDFPVARSSSPGRKGLGKRPATAAAAAGSASPRCWDETEAQEEEEAVGDGDGDGDADGEDDPGHWDADAPDAAAFGASGGGRPHARALAAEEIRQMLEGKPLADKMRPDTLQDYIGQSRAVGQETLLRSLLETNEIPSLILWGPPGCGKTTLAHIIANNSKKHSIRFVTLSATNAKTNDVRDVIKQAQNEKSFFKRKTILFIDEIHRFNKSQQDTFLPHVECGTITLIGATTENPSFQVNAALLSRCRVIVLEKLPVEAMVTILMRAINSLGIHVLDSSRPTDPLSHSSNSSSEPSVFIEDKAVDTLAYLSDGDARTGLNGLQLAVLARLSSRKMFCKKSGQTYSPSRVLITENDVKEGLQQSHILYDRAGLADPSALTQAVAAYQGCHFIGMPECEVLLAQCVVYFARAPKSIEVYSAYNNVKACLRNQQGPLPPVPLHLRNTPTKLMKDLGYGKCYKYNPLYSEPVEQEYLPEELRGVDFFKQRRC from the exons ATGGAGGTGAGCGGGCCGGAAGACGACCCCTTCCTGTCGCAGCTGCACCAGGTGCAGTGCCCCGTGTGCCAGCAGATGATGCCCGCCGCGCACATCAACTCGCACCTGGACCGCTGTCTGCTGCTCAACCCCGCCGGGCACGCGGAGCCCGCGGCCGGGCCGCACCGCGCAGGCGAGCGGGCCAAAGGGCTCTCGCCGCCCAGCGCCAAGAGGGGGCGGCTGTCGGAGAGCTCGGCGCTGAAGCAGCCGGCCACCCCGACGGCGGCCGAGAGCAGCGAGGGCGAAGGCGAGGAGGGCGACGACGGCGGCGAGACCGAGAGCCGGGAGAGCTACGACGCGCCGCCCACGCCCAGCGGCGCGCGTCTCATCCCCGACTTCCCGGTGGCCCGCTCCAGCAGTCCCGGGAGGAAGGGCTTGGGCAAGAGGCCGGCGACCGCAGCCGCGGCGGCTGGCAGCGCGTCTCCGCGGTGCTGGGACGAGACGGAGgcgcaggaggaggaagaggctgtgGGCGATGGCGACGGGGACGGCGATGCGGACGGCGAGGATGACCCAGGCCACTGGGATGCGGACGCCCCGGATGCCGCCGCCTTCGGGGCCAGTGGGGGGGGCCGCCCGCACGCCCGGGCGCTGGCGGCGGAGGAGATCCGGCAGATGCTGGAGGGCAAGCCGCTGGCCGACAAGATGCGTCCCGACACCCTGCAGGACTACATCGGGCAGAGCAGAGCCGTGGGGCAGGAGACGCTGCTCCGGTCCCTCCTGGAGACGAACGAAATCCCTTCACTCATCCTGTGGGGGCCCCCGGGCTGCGGCAAG ACGACTCTGGCTCACATAATAGCCAACAACAGCAAGAAACATAGCATAAGATTTGTGACATTGTCTGCAACAAATGCCAAGACAAATGATGTGCGAGATGTCATAAAACAAGCTCAAAATGAAAAGAgctttttcaaaaggaaaaccattctttttattgatgagaTTCATCGGTTCAATAAATCTCAGCAG GACACTTTCCTTCCTCACGTGGAATGTGGGACGATCACTCTGATTGGGGCAACCACAGAAAACCCTTCCTTCCAGGTCAATGCTGCTCTTCTGAGCCGCTGTCGAGTTATTGTTCTTGAGAAGCTTCCAGTAGAGGCAATGGTCACTATTTTAATGCGAGCGATCAACTCCCTGGGAATCCACGTCCTAGACTCCAGCCGTCCCACTGACCCTCTGAGCCACAGCAGCAACAGCAGTTCAGA GCCCTCCGTGTTCATAGAGGACAAAGCAGTAGATACCCTGGCTTACCTCAGTGACGGGGACGCCCGGACAGGACTGAATGGACTGCAGCTGGCAGTGCTGGCCAGGTTGAGCTCTAGGAAGATGTTTTGTAAGAAGAGCGGACAAACCTATTCTCCCAGTAGAGTTCTGATCACTGAAAACGATGTGAAGGAAGGCCTCCAGCAGTCTCACATTTTATATGACCGAGCAG GTCTGGCAGACCCGTCGGCACTGACGCAGGCTGTCGCTGCCTACCAAGGCTGTCACTTCATAGGCATGCCTGAATGTGAG gtGCTTCTGGCCCAGTGTGTAGTCTATTTTGCCAGAGCCCCAAAGTCTATTGAGGTGTACAGCGCATACAACAACGTCAAAGCATGCCTGCGAAACCAGCAGGGGCCTCTGCCCCCCGTCCCGCTGCACCTGCGGAACACGCCCACCAAGCTGATGAAGGATCTGGGCTACGGCAAGTGCTACAAGTACAACCCCCTGTACAGCGAGCCCGTGGAGCAGGAGTACCTGCCCGAAGAGTTGAGAGGAGTGGATTTCTTTAAGCAGAGGCGATGCTAA